TAAACCGGCGATCCGATTGGCACCAGGGCGCCTTGGGCTTCACTCATGGGATTCTCCGATATTGAATGGTAACGAGTTGTAAAGAAGAGTCAGACAGCGTCGCCCATGAGTTGGCGCCAGTACAACCACCAGTGCCACTGCGTGTCGTCCTTGGTGAAGCCTTCATTGACGATGCCGGGGCCAGGCCAGCCTTTGGGCGCCCCGGTTTCATAGACAGCCTGGTACTTCAGGGTCATCTTCTTGCCCTGTGCGCCTTTGGAGGCCAGGGTCATATGCGGCCAGGTGTCGGAATCATCCTGCTCCACCATGCCCGACGTGCCAAACAACTGGATCGTTTGCCTGAGCATTTTGTCGCGCAGTTCCTGCGGGGCGTCCTTTTCCGTGAAAATCCAGTTCACGAACTCCAACTTATCGGGCCCCTTAGGCACGTAGGCATGCATAGTCATCGAGCCCACCACGGAGCCATCGGCCTGCGGGATGTAAACAAAGCCGAACAACACGTTCGGGAAAATGCCGCCGACCTGGGGTGGCATACTGGTTTGCACCTGCAGTTGTTCCGGAGTGAGATTGCGCTTGAGTTGTTCGACCATCTCTTTCGTCATGCCCGCTGGCGGGAGTGCATTGAGCTTTTCGTCCACGCTCAGCACGTCGGGATCAAGCCCTGTCATGCGACGAATTTTTCGGCCCAGGTCGATGCATCGCAACGCGTGCCCATGTGGTGAACTGACTTCTACCCCGTACATCTCTGGACTCAGGTCGCCACCGCTGCCTTCCCCTTCGCCCTTCTTTGAATAGTTGCCGACTTCGCCAAGCCAGCGGTGCAGGGTCAGCGTATGGTAGCCGTCGGCGGCAGACTGCTCCCCTGCGGCCTTCCAGTTAGCACGCACGGTGAAGCGCTGCGGCGGCCCGAGCACTTCCATACCTTTGTCGGTGCGCTTGAAAAGGATGTCGTAGTACCACTTGGCATCGCCAAGGAATTCCTCGAACGATGGGCCATCTATGTTCCAGGTTGCAAAGATCAGCCCTCCATACAAGGTGACCCGGGCCTTTTTCAGCCCCAGTTGCTCCTTACTCATCATCTTGCCGTGCATCGTCTCCTTTTCGACCGGCGCGCCGAGAAAGGCACCGTTAGGACGGAAAGCCCAGCCATGGTAGATGCAGGTGTGGATCTGCGTGTTGCCAGCATCCAATGTCGAAACCCGCATGCCCCGGTGTGTGCACAGGTTGAGCAGAACATGGACTTCGCCCGACTTGTCTCGGGTAACCAGCACCGAGTCGGATCCCATGTCACGAGTGATGAAATCACCCGAATTGGGAATTTCGGACTCATGGCCAAGGAAGACCCAGACCTTGCCGAAGATCCGCTCCATCTCCAGCTCGTAGAGTTCTGGATCCGAGAGCGCGCGCATCTGCACCTCCCGTGTGTTCACATTGACTAGGTCAATGACTTTGGTTCCATCGGAAAGTGTGAGTGGGGTAGGGCTTAGCATGCGCGTCTCCTTCATCTGTTCTGGCAGCTGTTGAAATTAAATATAAACAACTTATCAAATTATGTACATATAAAGCCCATTCCAATTACCCAAATACAGTCGCAAACCAGGGTTAACACCAGATTTACGCATGCCACTCAGCCCGATGCTCCTGCCCCATCCGCAGGAACCGGCGCCAGTTGACCTGACGATCGGTGGACAAGTGACGTCCCGCCCCCATGCAACTGAATGTGCGGAATGGCAGGTGGGCGATATCGAGCGTGACTTCATGTCCCCCCGTGCCGATAGTAAAGGCACGCGCGCGGCCTTCAAGGTCGCGATCATCGGCGCGCCGCGCACGAAGTCGAGCACTACTTCGAAGCTCTCGCCCACAACCTGCATCAGCGCCATAGCGTCGTTCTCTCCGCTCAGCTTCACCATCTCGTCGGCACCCCGCCCCACCGAACCAGGGCCGAGCACCACCTACGCATCCTCGGGCAGAATTTCGTAGTACAAATTTCTGCTGTCCGCAGTGGCGCTGCTGGGCGTAGCTTGGCTCAGCGGCGTCAACACGCTTACCATGCCGGCCCAGTTGCTGCCGCCGTCGGAATTGCGCACTGTATGGTGATCTACTACATAAGCATCATGGGCATCATTGCCTGCGGAGCCGCGCTACTGCGCGGAGGCCGGTCGCTGCTCGGTCACCACGGCATGGCTACAGCTAACGCGGCGGCTGTCCATCGATGGCAGCGCACCGCAGTCTGTTTAAAAATTGTGTTGCAGGCCGATGTCCATGCCGGTCTTATCCGCCCAAGCCTCGGTGTCGCGGGCGACGTTGACGTACAGGAAGCTACGCTTGGACAGGTGGTGGTTGTAGCCCACAGCGTACTTGCGGCTGATCTTCTGGTGCCCGCTGGTGTTCTCCAGATCTCCGTACACCAGCTTCAGCCGACCTGAGGACGTTGACAGGTGGGCGCCGACGATCCAGCTGCGGCGCTTTTCCAGCGCATCCGTGCGTCCGCGGCCATATCCACCGGCCAGCGTGACCGCCCCAACCTCGGTCCGCGCAGTGGCGAAGTGCCAATGGTCGTGCCGTCCTCCCGGGTCTTCGTAGGCGTAGCCCAAATACACCGGGCCGGCACGGTAGGTCAGGCTCAACCCTTTGGGCCGCTTGACCGTCATCGGCGCGGGAAGGATCGTAGAATTTGGACTATTCGCGTTCGCGACCTGCGCCTGCAGGCCGAAGGTGCCAACGTCGAGCTTGTAGGTGACGGCACCGTCGTTGCGCACGGTGCCAATGTTGCCGTTGCTGAACGCCACCATTGACGACACGCCGGTATGGATGAACGGGTCAGGCGTCATCTGCACCTCGACATAGCCGGCGACATAGTCCCGGCCGAACGACACACTGCCCCAGCGGCCCTTCAGCCCCACGATGGACTGCCCCTGCCAGAACCGCACGGCGGTGGACTCGCCGGTGTTGGAGCGCAGCCGGTGCTCGAGCCAGAAGAAGGCCGACAGCCCGCTGCCCAGATCCTCAGTGCCGCGAAAGCCAATGCGGCTCTGGGCGCCCTCGCCCATGCCGTTGTCGCCTCTGGCCATCTTGCTGCCGATCTTGTTGACGTAGCCGGAATCGAGCTTGCCGAACACGGTGACCGAGGACTGGGCCGCGGCAATGCCGACGGAACAGGTGGCTGCCACGGCGGACAGCAAATTCTTGTACTGCACAGGGTTACTCCAAAGATGCGCAGGCAGGGCTCATCCAGGCCCGGCGGGCCTGCGTCGCGGATAAAAGGTGCACGGATGTGCGTGCGCGGACGGCGGCGCCTCAGCAGCCCTATTCCGCCGGGATGCCGGCGTCATGGACAATCTGCCCCCAGAGTCGGCTTTCCTGTGCGACAAAGCGGCCGAACTGGCCAGCCGGCAGCACGGAAGGCACGGTCCCGAGCTGATCGTTGGCAGCCTTGGAGGCTGGGCTGGCTGCGGCGCGCATCAGAAGCGCGTTCAGGCGGTCCACCACCGCGGGCGGCGCCTTGGCGGGCAAGAACACGCCGAGCCAGAAGCCGATGTTCATGCGCTGCACGCCGGCCTCCTCGAACGTGGCCAGTTCGGGCGCGAACGGGCTGCGCGTGGTATCGGTCACGCCGATCGGACGAAGCTTGCCGGATTTCACAAACGGCATGCCCGACAGGTCGGTAAATAGCATGTCGACCTCGCCACTGACAAGGTCCGGTATCGCGGCATTGCCGCTGCGGTAGGGCACGCCGACGATGTCCAGTCCGGCTGACTTGCGCAGTACCTCGGCCGGCAGCCGGCTCGTTATGCTGGTATAGGCGAACGAGAATTTGCCCGGGTTCTGGCGCACGAGGTCGATGAAGCCGCCGATGCTGTCCACTGGCATCTTGCGCTGGTTAACGTAAAGGAACATCGGCCCCTTTGCCACGGTGTTTACGGGAGTGAAATCGGCCACCGGGTCATAGGGCAGCTTCTTGAACACGTGCGGATTACCGGTGAAGGCGACGTTACCAGTCACCAGTACGGTATAGCCGTCCGGCACGGCCTTAGCCACGGACTGGGCCGCCAGCATCGAACTCGCACCCGGCCTGTTCTCGACAATGGCCCTGGCGCCCGTCGCTGCCGCAATCTCGGCAGCGAGCGCGCGCACCAACACATCGGGCGCGGCGCCAGCCGTGAACGGCGTGACGAATGTGATCAGCTTCTCGGGATATCCGGCAGCAGCGGGTGCGGCCAGACAGGCCACGGCGGCGGCCCAGAGGCAAGTTGCAAACATACGCATTGACTTCATTGTGTCCCCTTAGATTCTAATAACAGAATAAAATTCTTATTTTAGATACACATTCCTCCACCAACCCCAGCTAAATCACGAACACTCTTACATTTTTTGTCTCACAAATTCACTTATCTCATTCGACGACAGAGGCCCCACGCAACACGCGCCGACCTGCCGGACTTCGACCTGTGACGGGGGCAGCGTGGGCGCGCTTTTCGGGTACCAGGGCAAGATGAACTCATCGCAGCTCTGGTGTTCGATTGCGGCGCACAACGGCAGTGCCGTATCGATCGAGAAGACCGGCTGCAGCAGCCCGCGAGCCTTGCGGCGCGCTTCGCCATCTATGGCAGTAATGACCAGCCCGTCTGCACTGAAGAAGCTGCCAAAGCCCTTGGTCATGAAACAGCTATGGAAGATCGCCGAGTCCTGCTTATGGCCGTGGTCAATCCGGACTTCAACGCGATACATTTCCGGCGTCAGGTTGGCCCCGTCCTCCTCGGCATTGGGCTTCCTCCTGACCGACGGTGCAGGATCAGCATGTAATAGCCATCGCATGCGCCCTGCTCGGCCGCAGTTTTCCAACTGGCCTTGAAGATAAAGCGCTGCGACGGACCCAAGACTTCCATGCCACTGGTGGTACGGCACCACATGGTGTCGTAGTAGAACTTTGCATCGCTCAGGCACTCCTCGAACGAGGGGCCGTCGATGCTCCACCTGGCAAAAATCATTCCGCCTTAGATCGCCACACGCGCCTTGGTGAGTGAGGGCTGCTCCTTGCTCATCGTCTTCTTGTGCAGGCACTCCTTATCCACGGGTGCGCCGATAAAGTCTCCGTCATGAGGCTTCCGTCCCCTCCGGATACAAGGCAACGCCAATCGCCAGCATGATCAGGAGCACCGCGGCCCCGTCTTGCCAATGCAGCGCCTCGTTCAGCCACAGCGCGCCCGACAGCAACCCGAGCACGGGGATCAGGGAAATGCTGACACTCGAGGCGACTGGCGGCAATGCGCGGGCCAGGGAGAACCACGCCACGTGGCAAAACCCAAAAATCAGTAGCGCGTTGTAGGCCACCGCCACCCAGACACTCGGCG
This DNA window, taken from Comamonas testosteroni TK102, encodes the following:
- a CDS encoding porin, giving the protein MQYKNLLSAVAATCSVGIAAAQSSVTVFGKLDSGYVNKIGSKMARGDNGMGEGAQSRIGFRGTEDLGSGLSAFFWLEHRLRSNTGESTAVRFWQGQSIVGLKGRWGSVSFGRDYVAGYVEVQMTPDPFIHTGVSSMVAFSNGNIGTVRNDGAVTYKLDVGTFGLQAQVANANSPNSTILPAPMTVKRPKGLSLTYRAGPVYLGYAYEDPGGRHDHWHFATARTEVGAVTLAGGYGRGRTDALEKRRSWIVGAHLSTSSGRLKLVYGDLENTSGHQKISRKYAVGYNHHLSKRSFLYVNVARDTEAWADKTGMDIGLQHNF
- a CDS encoding aromatic ring-hydroxylating dioxygenase subunit alpha; translation: MLSPTPLTLSDGTKVIDLVNVNTREVQMRALSDPELYELEMERIFGKVWVFLGHESEIPNSGDFITRDMGSDSVLVTRDKSGEVHVLLNLCTHRGMRVSTLDAGNTQIHTCIYHGWAFRPNGAFLGAPVEKETMHGKMMSKEQLGLKKARVTLYGGLIFATWNIDGPSFEEFLGDAKWYYDILFKRTDKGMEVLGPPQRFTVRANWKAAGEQSAADGYHTLTLHRWLGEVGNYSKKGEGEGSGGDLSPEMYGVEVSSPHGHALRCIDLGRKIRRMTGLDPDVLSVDEKLNALPPAGMTKEMVEQLKRNLTPEQLQVQTSMPPQVGGIFPNVLFGFVYIPQADGSVVGSMTMHAYVPKGPDKLEFVNWIFTEKDAPQELRDKMLRQTIQLFGTSGMVEQDDSDTWPHMTLASKGAQGKKMTLKYQAVYETGAPKGWPGPGIVNEGFTKDDTQWHWWLYWRQLMGDAV
- a CDS encoding Bug family tripartite tricarboxylate transporter substrate binding protein → MKSMRMFATCLWAAAVACLAAPAAAGYPEKLITFVTPFTAGAAPDVLVRALAAEIAAATGARAIVENRPGASSMLAAQSVAKAVPDGYTVLVTGNVAFTGNPHVFKKLPYDPVADFTPVNTVAKGPMFLYVNQRKMPVDSIGGFIDLVRQNPGKFSFAYTSITSRLPAEVLRKSAGLDIVGVPYRSGNAAIPDLVSGEVDMLFTDLSGMPFVKSGKLRPIGVTDTTRSPFAPELATFEEAGVQRMNIGFWLGVFLPAKAPPAVVDRLNALLMRAAASPASKAANDQLGTVPSVLPAGQFGRFVAQESRLWGQIVHDAGIPAE